Proteins encoded together in one Candidatus Krumholzibacteriia bacterium window:
- a CDS encoding pitrilysin family protein, translating to MRDSRQQSRRARWPRAAAALLFLLLPACGDKGAGPDSAGSGPVLLPVPDDPTVSFNLWFKVGSQNDPTGKEGLAALTGQLLAEGATTQNTYEAILAKLYPLASSYQVRVDREMTTVTGRTHKDNLEKFYALFTDAVLRPAFGADDFERLRSNALNEIENTLRYASDEELGKAAFYDFVFQGTSYAHPMLGTVQALKSITLEDVKGFYAQYFTAGNVVVGLGGGYPAALPERLQKDLGSLAAGAPAALAAAPAPAFAGRQVTIVAKPGADASLSFGFPVDVHRGSREFYALWVANSWLGEHRNSSSHLYQVIRTDRGLNYGDYSYIEAYPEGGQRQKPPTNVGRRQQCFEVWIRTLPNDQAVFALRAALREIEALIAHGMTPEEFELTRSFLNKYILHYAETTQQRLGYAVDDRFYALPASHLETFRRSLGELTVAEVNAAIAKHLQLERLKIAIVTGQPEILQEQLASAGATPLSYKMPKPETVMAEDKEIASLPLGITADAIRVVPVQQMFER from the coding sequence ATGCGAGACTCTCGCCAGCAGAGCCGCAGGGCTCGGTGGCCACGGGCCGCCGCCGCCCTCCTCTTCCTTCTCCTTCCGGCATGCGGCGACAAGGGCGCCGGCCCAGACAGCGCGGGCTCGGGCCCGGTCCTCCTCCCGGTGCCCGACGATCCGACGGTGAGCTTCAACCTCTGGTTCAAGGTGGGGTCGCAGAACGACCCGACCGGTAAGGAGGGCCTGGCCGCACTCACCGGCCAGCTGCTCGCCGAGGGCGCGACGACGCAGAACACCTACGAGGCGATCCTCGCCAAGCTCTATCCGCTGGCGTCTTCGTACCAGGTGCGCGTGGATCGGGAGATGACGACGGTCACCGGCCGTACCCACAAGGACAACCTGGAGAAGTTCTACGCCCTGTTCACCGATGCCGTGCTGCGCCCGGCCTTCGGGGCCGACGACTTCGAGCGGCTGCGCAGCAACGCGCTCAACGAGATCGAGAACACCTTGCGCTACGCTTCCGACGAGGAACTCGGCAAGGCGGCGTTCTACGACTTCGTCTTCCAGGGCACTTCGTATGCGCACCCGATGCTGGGGACGGTGCAGGCTCTGAAGTCGATCACCCTGGAGGACGTGAAGGGCTTCTACGCCCAGTACTTCACCGCCGGCAACGTCGTCGTCGGCCTCGGCGGTGGCTATCCGGCGGCGCTCCCGGAGCGACTGCAGAAGGACCTCGGCAGCCTGGCGGCCGGCGCGCCGGCGGCGCTCGCGGCAGCGCCGGCGCCGGCATTCGCCGGGCGCCAGGTCACGATCGTCGCCAAGCCCGGCGCCGACGCCTCCCTCAGCTTCGGCTTCCCCGTCGACGTGCACCGGGGCTCGCGGGAGTTCTATGCCTTGTGGGTGGCGAACTCCTGGCTTGGCGAGCATCGCAACAGCTCCAGCCACCTGTATCAGGTGATCCGCACCGACCGGGGTCTCAACTACGGCGACTACTCCTACATCGAGGCTTATCCCGAAGGCGGGCAGCGGCAGAAGCCGCCGACCAACGTCGGGCGCCGGCAGCAGTGCTTCGAGGTGTGGATCCGCACGCTCCCCAACGACCAGGCGGTCTTCGCCCTGCGGGCAGCGCTGCGGGAGATCGAGGCTCTCATCGCCCACGGGATGACGCCGGAGGAGTTCGAGCTCACCCGCTCGTTCCTGAACAAGTACATCCTGCACTACGCGGAAACGACGCAGCAGCGGCTGGGCTACGCCGTGGACGACCGTTTCTACGCTCTCCCGGCCAGTCACCTGGAGACCTTCCGCCGCAGCCTCGGAGAGCTCACGGTGGCGGAGGTGAATGCCGCCATCGCCAAGCATTTGCAGCTCGAGCGACTCAAGATCGCCATCGTCACCGGTCAGCCCGAGATCCTGCAGGAGCAGCTCGCCAGTGCCGGAGCGACGCCGCTCAGCTACAAGATGCCCAAGCCCGAGACGGTGATGGCAGAGGACAAGGAGATCGCCAGCCTGCCGCTCGGCATTACCGCCGACGCCATCCGCGTCGTGCCGGTGCAGCAGATGTTCGAGCGGTGA
- a CDS encoding M23 family metallopeptidase: MGALAAFVGVGLLAALAAPADYDWPLDAPRTLTSSFGEPRRTHIHAGIDLGTGGRTGIACRAVGDGWVARLRMSPFGFGKALYVQLDDGPLVVYAHLDGFAAPMAERAWREQVQRGRYTFDVQLPAQEIRVQRGQIVAWSGDTGVGYPHLHFEVRDGDVATNPQNRGFAVDDAVLPTLQAVEILPLDAQAHVEGGSEPVVLEAPPVRPLRAAGRLGFAVRAFDRAAPGHQQVPYRYEVRVDGRPLFRAVHERFDYADNHQIVLDYDQEELWRHDRRYFLLFARASSRLPGREAAAAAGRGQVIAGIPEAAGLDDPSLLAPGAHEVEVEVADVAGQSRQMRFSFLASSVPQLEPLQVQVVGDSVQLGVTASDADGDSLELRLQQSRDPQSGWTTLPWRAGERRHTWRAAIAWDGKSPLVFRARVTDPSGLQALATGAPARPERQGKFALRVTNQWRYGLLEIGIEPEAILSAPPRLALLANNGKRREVGPLRQTGDKRYAWSAAVEDLEDFDGLAVEATASDGRRAILQEELQARILRRGRARRIDLHPSLRFEFERQTLLETIALRLRDTDPAALGLGPELRPAGPCVVAEPRTAALDAPVRVHVVPAATPAAAGAQGGIGLFVWERGQLTFLAAPNEAGELVGESSALGIFAVLRDSTPPVLRDFRCLPRRGAPPQLQCFVADAGSDLGDGDLQAHIDGVVAIPEWDPESGRVRLHPTRPLAAGAHRLVMRAEDRVGNQSERSWEFTLP, encoded by the coding sequence ATGGGTGCTCTCGCAGCATTCGTGGGTGTGGGGTTGCTCGCCGCGCTGGCAGCGCCGGCGGACTACGACTGGCCTCTCGACGCCCCGCGGACGTTGACCAGCAGCTTCGGCGAGCCACGGCGCACCCACATCCACGCCGGCATCGATCTCGGCACCGGGGGCAGGACCGGCATCGCCTGCCGCGCCGTCGGCGACGGCTGGGTGGCGCGCCTGCGCATGTCCCCCTTCGGTTTCGGCAAGGCTCTCTACGTGCAGCTCGACGACGGCCCGCTGGTGGTGTACGCGCACCTGGATGGTTTCGCCGCCCCTATGGCCGAACGGGCCTGGCGCGAACAGGTGCAGCGCGGCCGCTACACCTTCGATGTGCAGCTTCCGGCGCAAGAGATCCGGGTGCAGCGCGGCCAGATCGTGGCCTGGAGCGGCGACACCGGCGTCGGCTACCCGCACCTGCACTTCGAGGTGCGCGATGGCGACGTGGCCACCAACCCGCAGAACCGCGGCTTCGCTGTCGACGACGCCGTGCTGCCCACCCTGCAAGCGGTGGAGATCCTGCCTCTCGATGCCCAGGCACACGTGGAAGGCGGGAGCGAACCCGTGGTTCTGGAGGCGCCGCCGGTCCGGCCGCTGCGCGCCGCCGGGCGCTTGGGCTTCGCTGTGCGCGCCTTCGATCGCGCCGCGCCGGGGCACCAGCAAGTGCCTTATCGCTACGAGGTGCGCGTCGACGGGCGGCCGCTGTTTCGTGCCGTGCACGAGCGCTTCGATTACGCCGACAACCATCAGATCGTTCTGGATTACGACCAGGAGGAGCTGTGGCGGCACGACCGCCGCTACTTCCTCCTCTTCGCCCGTGCTTCGAGCCGGCTGCCCGGGCGCGAGGCCGCCGCCGCGGCCGGGCGAGGGCAGGTGATCGCCGGGATCCCCGAGGCCGCCGGTCTCGACGATCCCTCGCTGCTGGCGCCGGGAGCTCACGAGGTGGAGGTGGAGGTGGCGGACGTCGCCGGGCAGTCGCGCCAGATGCGCTTTTCCTTTCTCGCCAGCAGCGTGCCGCAGCTCGAGCCGCTGCAGGTGCAGGTGGTCGGGGACTCGGTGCAGCTCGGAGTGACGGCGAGCGACGCCGACGGCGACAGTCTCGAGCTCCGCCTGCAGCAGTCGCGCGACCCCCAAAGCGGTTGGACCACGCTGCCATGGCGCGCCGGAGAAAGGCGCCACACCTGGCGCGCGGCGATCGCCTGGGATGGCAAGAGTCCCCTCGTCTTTCGGGCCCGGGTCACCGATCCTTCCGGGCTGCAGGCTCTCGCCACCGGCGCGCCGGCGCGCCCGGAGCGACAAGGCAAGTTCGCCCTGCGGGTCACGAACCAGTGGCGCTACGGCCTCCTCGAGATCGGCATCGAGCCCGAAGCGATCTTGAGCGCGCCGCCGCGCCTGGCGCTCCTGGCGAACAACGGCAAGCGCCGCGAGGTGGGACCGCTGCGGCAGACGGGCGACAAGCGCTATGCCTGGTCCGCCGCGGTGGAGGATCTGGAGGATTTCGACGGCCTCGCGGTGGAAGCCACCGCGAGCGACGGCCGCCGTGCGATACTGCAGGAGGAATTGCAGGCGCGCATCCTGCGCCGCGGTCGGGCCCGCCGTATCGACCTGCATCCGTCGCTACGCTTCGAGTTCGAGCGGCAGACGCTGCTGGAAACGATCGCGCTGCGGCTACGCGACACCGATCCCGCTGCCTTGGGGCTGGGGCCGGAGCTGCGCCCGGCGGGACCTTGCGTGGTGGCAGAACCGCGCACCGCGGCGCTGGATGCGCCGGTCCGCGTCCATGTCGTCCCGGCGGCGACGCCGGCAGCCGCAGGTGCCCAAGGCGGCATCGGGCTTTTCGTCTGGGAGCGCGGGCAGCTCACTTTCCTGGCGGCGCCGAACGAGGCTGGGGAGCTGGTAGGGGAGAGCAGTGCTCTCGGCATCTTCGCCGTGCTGCGCGACTCGACGCCTCCGGTGCTGCGGGATTTCCGCTGCCTGCCACGGCGGGGCGCGCCGCCGCAGTTGCAGTGCTTCGTCGCCGACGCCGGCAGCGACCTCGGTGATGGCGACCTGCAAGCGCACATCGATGGCGTGGTGGCGATCCCGGAGTGGGACCCAGAGAGCGGCCGCGTGCGCCTCCACCCGACGCGACCGCTCGCTGCCGGTGCCCATCGGCTGGTGATGCGCGCCGAGGATCGCGTCGGCAATCAGAGCGAGCGCAGCTGGGAGTTCACCCTCCCTTGA
- a CDS encoding pitrilysin family protein yields MVFPTSRSPGRAARWCVLVPCLLVVAGPALGAGIFPYPAHVEKLDNGLQAIVIPMQSGGLVAYWSIVRTGARDEYEPGHTGFAHFFEHMMFRGSEKYPREAREKIVTAMGADTNAFTSDDLTAYYFNIAAEDLEKVVDLESDRFKNLQYPEEEFKTESGAVYGEYRKNRSSPFFTLYEAIHQAAYDVHTYGHTAMGVVEDIQAMPTMYEYSRSFFQRYYRPENVVILVTGDVKVPETMALLKKYYGDWKPGYVAPQVPAEPEQSREKRLDVPYEGQSLPIAWVAYKVDAFDPKNTNLVAAQLLSALAFGETSAIHKKLVLDEQVLEFIEAEVNMNRDPGLLDIIARIKDPAKVDYVLGEIDATIAQYRDTAPDAQRLADLKSRLKYEFLMGLDTPMNVARALVRVIAVSGGIDAVETLYDAYGRVSAADVQAAAQKYLVPTRRTVAVLRGGQS; encoded by the coding sequence GTGGTGTTCCCGACCTCGCGAAGCCCCGGCCGCGCCGCCCGCTGGTGCGTGCTCGTGCCGTGCCTGCTCGTCGTGGCCGGCCCGGCGCTCGGGGCGGGGATCTTCCCCTACCCGGCGCACGTGGAAAAACTCGACAACGGCCTGCAGGCCATCGTCATCCCCATGCAATCCGGCGGCCTCGTCGCCTACTGGAGCATCGTGCGCACCGGCGCCCGGGACGAGTACGAGCCCGGGCACACGGGCTTCGCCCATTTCTTCGAGCACATGATGTTCCGCGGCTCCGAAAAGTACCCGCGGGAGGCGCGGGAGAAGATCGTCACCGCCATGGGTGCGGACACCAACGCCTTCACCAGCGACGATCTCACCGCCTACTACTTCAACATCGCCGCCGAGGACCTGGAGAAGGTCGTCGATCTCGAAAGCGACCGCTTCAAGAACTTGCAGTACCCCGAGGAAGAGTTCAAAACCGAGTCGGGGGCGGTGTACGGCGAGTACCGCAAGAACCGTAGCAGCCCCTTCTTCACCCTCTACGAGGCCATCCACCAGGCCGCCTACGACGTGCACACCTACGGCCACACCGCCATGGGCGTCGTCGAGGACATCCAGGCCATGCCCACGATGTACGAGTATTCCCGTTCCTTCTTCCAGCGCTACTACCGGCCGGAGAACGTGGTGATCCTGGTCACCGGGGACGTGAAGGTGCCGGAGACCATGGCGCTGCTGAAGAAATACTACGGCGATTGGAAGCCCGGTTACGTGGCGCCGCAGGTACCGGCCGAGCCCGAGCAGTCGCGGGAGAAGCGCCTCGACGTCCCCTACGAGGGCCAGTCGCTGCCCATCGCCTGGGTGGCGTACAAGGTCGATGCCTTCGATCCGAAGAACACCAACCTGGTGGCGGCGCAGCTGCTTTCGGCGCTCGCCTTCGGTGAGACCAGCGCCATCCACAAGAAGCTCGTCCTCGACGAGCAGGTGCTCGAATTCATCGAGGCCGAGGTCAACATGAACCGCGACCCCGGGCTGCTGGACATCATCGCCCGCATCAAGGATCCGGCCAAGGTCGACTACGTGCTCGGCGAAATCGACGCCACCATCGCCCAGTACCGCGACACGGCGCCGGACGCCCAGCGCCTGGCGGATCTGAAATCGCGCCTCAAGTACGAGTTCCTCATGGGCCTGGACACGCCGATGAACGTGGCGCGGGCGCTCGTTCGCGTCATCGCCGTGAGCGGCGGCATCGACGCCGTGGAGACCCTGTACGACGCCTACGGACGCGTCAGCGCGGCGGACGTCCAGGCGGCGGCGCAGAAGTACTTGGTACCCACACGGCGAACCGTCGCCGTCCTGCGGGGAGGTCAGAGCTGA
- a CDS encoding STAS domain-containing protein yields MEVPILNHGPYLIGSVQSALTDADFLRLRDGLVEKVGRFHCLGVIVDVTATDVVDSFAARTLVDIARMVRLRGAKMILVGIQADVAVSMVRLGVTLDGVDTALDLDAGVTLLDLMTGESGRAVSSGTR; encoded by the coding sequence ATGGAAGTTCCAATCCTCAACCACGGGCCGTATCTGATCGGCAGCGTACAATCGGCGCTCACGGACGCCGACTTTTTGCGACTCCGCGACGGCTTGGTGGAGAAAGTGGGACGCTTCCACTGCCTCGGCGTCATCGTGGACGTGACGGCCACGGACGTCGTGGATTCCTTCGCCGCCCGCACCCTGGTCGACATCGCCCGGATGGTCCGGCTGCGCGGCGCGAAGATGATCCTCGTCGGCATCCAGGCCGACGTGGCGGTCTCGATGGTGCGGCTCGGTGTCACCCTCGACGGCGTGGACACCGCCCTCGATCTCGATGCGGGGGTGACCTTGCTGGATCTCATGACCGGGGAGAGTGGGAGAGCGGTGTCGAGCGGTACCCGGTGA
- a CDS encoding response regulator transcription factor translates to MGVQVLIADDHQILREGLRGLLERAGFQVVAEAADGREAVRLAASKLCPDVAVLDLAMPNLNGVDAAREMLRTSPRLKTILLTMHTEEPYVLEALRAGVSGYVLKTQATDDLVQAIREVMRGSLYLSPRVSRTLADAYRSKSELPSSPLSPRERQVLQLVAEGNTTKQVAAILGVSLKTADAHRTHLMAKLDIHETASLVRYAIRMGLVQP, encoded by the coding sequence ATGGGAGTGCAAGTACTGATCGCCGATGATCATCAGATCTTGCGCGAGGGGCTGCGGGGTTTGCTCGAGCGGGCCGGATTCCAGGTGGTCGCGGAAGCCGCCGACGGCCGCGAGGCGGTGCGTCTCGCCGCGTCGAAGCTTTGCCCGGACGTGGCGGTCCTCGACCTGGCGATGCCCAACTTGAACGGCGTGGATGCGGCGCGCGAGATGCTGCGCACCTCACCCCGGCTGAAGACGATCCTTCTCACCATGCACACCGAGGAGCCCTACGTCCTCGAGGCGTTGCGTGCCGGGGTGAGCGGCTACGTCCTCAAGACCCAGGCGACCGACGATCTCGTGCAGGCTATTCGGGAGGTCATGCGCGGCTCCCTCTACTTGAGCCCGAGAGTCTCGCGGACGCTAGCCGACGCCTACCGCTCGAAATCCGAGCTGCCGTCGAGCCCGCTGAGCCCGCGGGAACGCCAGGTCCTGCAGCTGGTCGCCGAAGGCAACACGACGAAGCAGGTCGCTGCGATTCTCGGGGTCAGCCTCAAGACCGCCGACGCCCACCGGACGCACCTCATGGCGAAGCTGGACATCCACGAAACCGCGAGCTTGGTGCGTTACGCCATCCGCATGGGCCTGGTGCAGCCCTGA
- a CDS encoding anti-sigma regulatory factor, with product MHHRRAARKNPPIPIQSDVDILLARRRGRVLAQQLGMSATEQTVVATVISELSRNILLYAQTGMLSLETERLNGRRGLVIVAKDRGPGIRDIEQALQVGFSTSRSLGLGLPGVKRLMDDFEIVSKRKKGTIVTAIKWKG from the coding sequence ATGCATCACCGCCGGGCTGCGAGGAAGAATCCGCCCATCCCGATCCAATCGGACGTGGACATTCTGCTGGCGCGGCGGAGAGGGCGGGTGTTGGCCCAGCAGCTGGGAATGTCGGCCACTGAGCAGACGGTGGTGGCCACGGTCATTTCCGAGTTGTCTCGCAACATCCTGCTCTACGCCCAGACCGGCATGCTCAGCCTGGAGACGGAGCGGCTCAATGGCCGTCGCGGCCTCGTGATCGTGGCGAAGGATCGGGGGCCGGGAATCCGCGACATCGAACAGGCGCTGCAGGTGGGATTCTCGACCTCCCGCAGCCTCGGGCTCGGCCTCCCGGGAGTGAAACGACTCATGGACGATTTCGAGATCGTTTCCAAGAGGAAGAAGGGAACGATCGTGACCGCGATAAAATGGAAGGGCTGA
- a CDS encoding peptidyl-prolyl cis-trans isomerase → MQPVPSLAAPSLRPRGGAHDPGVRTMLKQLRSQRTMKTVMWVMAGVFVIGFLFLGQGLNVGSGGGGQTQGNLAAVVNGVKVPYETYNNRVTQLAEGERARSSRDDLSSADYERLESQAYQGLVTEVLVRQEAQRLGLRADDNEIVAYLENNPPPFVRQSFTDEQGNFDAQAFRHALDDPNTDWRAAEAYVRDLLPTLKLQQMVAAGVTVSEVEVREEFVRRTLRSTVRYIGKRWSDIPQDTATPSDEELRRFHQEHPELFSQGEQVRVEALRVAKKASAEDQDELRRDAAKILDELHRGVTTDFAALAGIYSEDPSASQGGSMGWVRRGFLPAVVDEAVWELPVGGRTAPLLAERGLYIVQVDSSRTAADGQHELYLRQLFLQLKASATTEDSLRTFAFQLADAARKDFAGTAQKYGLTPEKLEPITASTFISGFGFSQRLHDWAFAASPNDVGGPFGNDEAILVLRVLGKDPPGLEDFETVRPRVQSGFLEQKRKDAVRAILTAVTQEMAAGRTLDEAARNHGLEVKTPEPFTFYESVPDVGGANEFTAVATALEPGKTSGVVETTTGAFIVQLLRRDPFDEAKYQGAREMHFRTLFDRQVSMLLQSWVENLQKAAKIQDRRGPRV, encoded by the coding sequence GTGCAGCCCGTGCCGAGCCTCGCCGCACCGTCGCTCCGTCCGCGCGGCGGCGCCCACGACCCAGGAGTGCGCACCATGCTCAAGCAACTGCGCTCGCAGCGCACGATGAAGACGGTCATGTGGGTGATGGCCGGCGTCTTCGTCATCGGCTTCCTCTTCCTCGGGCAAGGCCTCAATGTCGGCAGCGGCGGGGGCGGCCAGACGCAGGGCAACCTGGCGGCGGTGGTGAACGGCGTCAAGGTCCCCTACGAGACCTACAACAACCGCGTGACCCAGCTCGCGGAGGGCGAGCGCGCCCGTTCGAGCCGCGACGATCTCAGCAGTGCCGACTACGAGCGCTTGGAGAGCCAGGCCTACCAGGGCCTGGTGACCGAGGTCCTGGTGCGCCAGGAGGCGCAGCGGCTGGGCCTGCGCGCGGACGACAACGAGATCGTTGCCTACCTGGAGAACAACCCGCCCCCCTTCGTGCGCCAGAGCTTCACCGATGAACAGGGCAACTTCGACGCCCAAGCCTTCCGCCACGCCCTGGACGATCCGAACACCGACTGGCGCGCCGCCGAGGCGTACGTGCGCGATCTGCTGCCGACGCTCAAGCTCCAGCAGATGGTCGCCGCCGGCGTCACGGTGAGCGAAGTCGAAGTGCGCGAGGAGTTCGTGCGCCGCACCCTGCGTTCCACGGTGCGCTACATCGGCAAGCGCTGGAGCGACATCCCGCAGGACACCGCCACGCCCAGCGACGAGGAGCTGCGGCGCTTCCACCAGGAACACCCCGAGCTCTTCTCGCAGGGGGAGCAGGTCCGCGTCGAGGCGCTCCGGGTGGCGAAGAAGGCGAGCGCCGAGGATCAGGACGAACTGCGGCGCGACGCCGCCAAGATCCTCGACGAACTCCACCGCGGCGTGACCACGGATTTCGCCGCCCTCGCCGGGATCTACTCGGAGGACCCGAGCGCCAGCCAGGGTGGTTCCATGGGCTGGGTGCGACGCGGCTTCCTCCCGGCGGTGGTGGACGAGGCGGTGTGGGAGTTGCCCGTCGGCGGGCGCACGGCACCGCTGCTGGCGGAACGTGGCCTCTACATCGTGCAAGTGGACAGCTCCCGCACCGCCGCGGACGGACAGCACGAGCTCTACTTGCGTCAGCTCTTCTTGCAACTCAAAGCGAGCGCTACCACCGAGGACAGCCTGCGGACCTTCGCCTTCCAGCTCGCCGACGCGGCCCGGAAGGATTTCGCCGGCACGGCGCAGAAGTACGGCCTCACGCCGGAGAAGCTGGAGCCCATCACGGCGAGCACCTTCATCTCCGGCTTCGGCTTCTCGCAGCGCCTGCACGACTGGGCGTTCGCGGCCTCACCCAACGACGTGGGCGGCCCCTTCGGCAACGACGAGGCGATTCTGGTTCTCCGGGTGCTGGGGAAGGATCCGCCGGGGCTCGAGGACTTCGAGACCGTGCGCCCGCGGGTGCAGAGCGGTTTCCTGGAGCAGAAGCGCAAGGACGCCGTCCGCGCCATCCTGACGGCGGTGACCCAGGAGATGGCCGCAGGACGGACGCTGGACGAGGCGGCTCGCAACCACGGCCTCGAAGTGAAGACACCGGAACCCTTCACTTTCTACGAGAGCGTTCCCGACGTGGGCGGGGCCAACGAGTTCACCGCCGTCGCCACTGCCCTCGAGCCGGGGAAAACGAGCGGCGTGGTGGAAACGACGACGGGAGCTTTCATCGTCCAGCTCCTGCGGCGGGATCCGTTCGACGAGGCCAAGTACCAGGGGGCGCGGGAGATGCACTTTCGCACCCTGTTCGACCGGCAGGTCAGCATGCTCCTGCAGAGCTGGGTGGAGAACCTGCAGAAGGCGGCGAAAATCCAGGACCGCCGCGGCCCGCGGGTGTAG
- the pgeF gene encoding peptidoglycan editing factor PgeF, with protein sequence MPAAEDPNAVSGHFESKASLTLWRPPGSERWPWLETWVTTRIGGTSPAPYATLNLEASTGDAATHVETNRDLLRQALRLEGLPSYRLRQVHGDLVLRAGADTPPQADGLWTEVPGEVLVVGVADCVPVFLWDARHRRLALVHAGWRGTAADIVVRGIETLLQAGGNAADLHVALGPSIGPCCYAVGPEVTARLPEALVERPGAPPHLDLRQANRRRALALGVPAAQIFAAPPCTGCDPEHFFSHRKLGPRTGRHWALAWMRS encoded by the coding sequence TTGCCGGCGGCAGAGGATCCCAACGCGGTGTCCGGTCACTTCGAGAGCAAAGCCTCCCTCACCCTCTGGCGTCCTCCGGGGTCGGAGCGCTGGCCTTGGCTCGAGACCTGGGTGACCACCCGCATCGGCGGCACGAGTCCGGCTCCCTACGCGACGCTCAACCTGGAAGCATCCACCGGCGATGCGGCAACCCACGTCGAAACCAACCGGGACCTGCTGCGGCAGGCCCTGCGGTTGGAAGGACTCCCCTCCTATCGGCTGCGGCAGGTGCATGGCGACCTCGTGCTGCGTGCCGGTGCCGATACCCCGCCCCAGGCCGATGGGCTGTGGACGGAGGTGCCGGGAGAAGTGCTGGTGGTGGGGGTGGCGGATTGCGTTCCCGTCTTCCTCTGGGATGCGCGCCATCGCCGGCTCGCCCTGGTCCACGCCGGCTGGCGCGGTACGGCGGCGGACATCGTCGTGCGCGGCATCGAGACGCTGCTCCAGGCCGGAGGAAACGCCGCCGATCTGCACGTCGCGTTGGGGCCAAGCATCGGCCCTTGTTGCTATGCCGTCGGTCCCGAAGTGACCGCGCGTCTCCCGGAGGCGCTCGTCGAACGGCCGGGGGCGCCACCGCACCTCGACCTGCGGCAAGCGAATCGTCGGCGTGCCCTCGCCCTCGGCGTGCCGGCGGCCCAAATCTTCGCCGCTCCCCCCTGCACCGGCTGCGACCCGGAGCACTTCTTCTCGCACCGGAAGCTCGGGCCGCGCACGGGGAGGCATTGGGCGCTGGCGTGGATGCGTTCCTGA
- a CDS encoding NifB/NifX family molybdenum-iron cluster-binding protein, translating to MRVAVASMEGAYINHGLQAAEQFFVFDVFLSGISYVEKRENQFREHTSSRKALQGVAELLRDCKVICCTQAGTEAVEFFARRGIELDMSDGPIDEKLKGFIESVF from the coding sequence GTGAGAGTTGCCGTCGCGTCGATGGAAGGGGCCTACATCAACCACGGACTGCAGGCGGCGGAGCAGTTCTTCGTCTTCGACGTCTTCCTCTCCGGCATCTCCTACGTCGAGAAACGGGAAAATCAATTCCGCGAGCACACGAGCAGCCGCAAGGCGCTGCAGGGCGTCGCCGAGTTGCTCCGGGATTGCAAGGTCATCTGCTGCACCCAGGCAGGGACCGAGGCGGTGGAGTTCTTCGCCCGCCGCGGCATCGAGCTCGACATGTCCGACGGACCCATCGACGAGAAACTCAAGGGCTTCATCGAATCGGTCTTCTAA
- a CDS encoding 6-bladed beta-propeller, with translation MTARRWQHGLLARTGRHRLRGLGLAVGLAVPCFFSAVTGAGEPPRYIGRWGLQGSDPGLLEYPQGIGADAAGVLYVADTRNHRIQKFTADGRFLAGWGELGTGPGQFDTPTRLAVDARGFVYVADSRNGRIQKFSQDGDFLAAWDQAGEAPGEFLAPYAVAVDPAGHVYVSDTARGDVQKLSADGAPLAAWGSAFNSDGRFHGALGLTATASHVYVTEIGYQNEDCCECVYQFTTDGDFVRRWGRKGEAAGEFITPLGVATDSVGNVIVIDHHNFRLQKFTRDGAFLAAWGRRGTAPGELIDPHDIVLDPSGDVFITDFGDDGQVMHWSYRPTPVQQPAWSAVKDLFRPARRRPRLPARRLTRTRRQRACGWPRRSLHAPAALLPP, from the coding sequence GTGACCGCAAGACGGTGGCAGCATGGTCTGCTGGCCCGCACCGGCCGACACCGTCTCCGAGGCTTGGGGCTGGCGGTGGGGCTCGCCGTTCCCTGTTTCTTCAGCGCCGTGACCGGCGCCGGGGAGCCGCCGCGCTACATCGGCCGCTGGGGCCTGCAAGGCAGCGACCCGGGGCTGCTCGAGTACCCCCAGGGCATCGGCGCCGACGCGGCGGGCGTCCTCTATGTGGCCGACACGCGCAACCACCGCATCCAGAAGTTCACCGCGGACGGGCGCTTCCTCGCCGGCTGGGGCGAGCTCGGCACCGGCCCGGGACAGTTCGATACCCCCACCCGTCTCGCCGTCGATGCCCGCGGCTTCGTCTACGTCGCCGATTCACGCAACGGGCGCATCCAGAAGTTCAGCCAGGACGGCGACTTCCTCGCCGCCTGGGACCAGGCGGGAGAAGCACCCGGTGAATTCCTCGCGCCCTACGCCGTGGCGGTGGATCCTGCCGGTCACGTTTACGTCTCGGACACCGCCCGCGGCGATGTGCAGAAGTTGAGCGCCGACGGCGCTCCCCTCGCCGCCTGGGGCTCGGCCTTCAACAGTGACGGCCGCTTCCACGGCGCCCTCGGTCTCACCGCCACCGCCTCCCATGTTTACGTCACCGAGATCGGCTACCAGAACGAGGACTGCTGCGAGTGCGTCTACCAGTTCACCACCGACGGCGACTTCGTCCGCCGCTGGGGACGGAAGGGCGAGGCTGCCGGCGAATTCATCACCCCGCTCGGGGTGGCGACCGACTCGGTGGGGAATGTCATCGTCATCGACCATCACAACTTCCGCCTGCAGAAGTTCACCCGCGACGGCGCCTTCCTCGCCGCCTGGGGACGGCGTGGCACTGCTCCCGGGGAGCTCATCGACCCCCACGACATCGTGCTGGATCCGTCCGGGGACGTCTTCATCACCGACTTCGGCGACGATGGCCAGGTGATGCACTGGAGCTACCGGCCGACACCGGTGCAGCAGCCGGCCTGGAGTGCGGTGAAGGACCTCTTCCGTCCGGCGCGCCGGCGGCCCCGGTTACCAGCGCGGCGCCTCACGCGGACGCGGCGACAGCGCGCCTGCGGCTGGCCACGGCGCTCTCTCCATGCGCCGGCTGCCCTGCTCCCGCCCTGA